The Negativicutes bacterium sequence CAGAGAAACACCGGCCGATTGAATGGTATTCAGTTCATTGGAGAGGTCACGGATCGGTGTGAAGAAACGTGTCACGTAAACCATAAAGGCGCTGACCATGCCGACCGTCATGCCGCCCAAATTTTTCACGACAAAAACACCGCCGAAGCCGAGCACGAGCGCAATCCCCAAAGCGCCAATACATTCAACCAGGGGGAAGAAAGCGGCATGCAGGACGCCTGCGATCATATTGGCGTCGAAATTTTCTTGATTGACCTGAGCAAAACGCTGTAAATTTTTATTTTCCCGTGTAAATGACTGCGTAACCTTAATCCCGGAAATGCTCTCCTGCAAATTGGCATTGACATCCGCAATCCGCCGCCGCACCAGAAAATAAGCTTGCCGCATATGTGTTGTAAAATAAACGGTGGTGAAAATAATCAGCGGCAGAGTCAAAAAGCAGATCAGCGCCAGCCGCCAGTTCATCAGCAGCATGATTACCGTGATGGTAATCAGGGTAAAAAGATCATTGATGATGTTGGTTAAGCCCGAAGTAACGAGTTGATTGAGCGCGTCAATATCGTTGGTCAAACGCGACATGATCCGGCCGGCTTGCCACTTGTCATAGAACTTCAGGCCCAGCTCCTGGATTTTCGTAAAGAGGGTTTGCCGAATATCAAAAATGATATCCTGACCCACCTTTGACATCAGATAGGTCTGCCAATAAGTAAAGAACCAGTTGGCCGCATACGCCAACACATAGACGATCACGATTTGGTTGATAACCACTTGATTTTTCGCAACCATACCGTAATCAATGGCATAGCGCAGCAGGGTTGGGGCAATCAGGCTGGTGGCAGAGGTCATCAGCATGCAAAAGATGGAAATCACCATTTTCATGGTATAAGGTT is a genomic window containing:
- a CDS encoding ABC transporter ATP-binding protein, translated to MGMRGTNSDDDKKPLNELDPQLFIRLGSFVKPYTMKMVISIFCMLMTSATSLIAPTLLRYAIDYGMVAKNQVVINQIVIVYVLAYAANWFFTYWQTYLMSKVGQDIIFDIRQTLFTKIQELGLKFYDKWQAGRIMSRLTNDIDALNQLVTSGLTNIINDLFTLITITVIMLLMNWRLALICFLTLPLIIFTTVYFTTHMRQAYFLVRRRIADVNANLQESISGIKVTQSFTRENKNLQRFAQVNQENFDANMIAGVLHAAFFPLVECIGALGIALVLGFGGVFVVKNLGGMTVGMVSAFMVYVTRFFTPIRDLSNELNTIQSAGVSL